A section of the Candidatus Hydrogenedentota bacterium genome encodes:
- a CDS encoding alpha-galactosidase produces MVSLIVISHLLLGVPVVDAEIAARDAWANQAFGIGQEKREFTPPFSFTFGGKPSSEVLPAWKPAFAEGPESDASKTTVIMWRDPASGLEIRAEVTSFKDALSPAVEWVLYFKNTGAADTPILQDIRALDGGLPLERAGQARIHYANGSECRLDDFAPHTTSLGPNADDPQGGWIGEGNPLHLESKQGRSSCGTLPFFNADMMDHGVMAAIGWTGDWAADFYRTDTELRMRAGMRRTHFKLLPGEEVRSPRMMLLFWQGDRLRGHNLLRQFILKHHTPTVNGKPAQAPICNATWGGNFADKHIAHGKWWKDQGLPLEFLWVDAGWYGQDTPKEGANVFNSNWGAYTGDWHANPGYFPNGLAPVGKALNDMGMGFLLWLEVERVVAGTPWTKEYPGYMMGPIGSNFLFNLGNPEARQMLTDFLSQLIDEGHVGCYRQDFNMDPRPYWEAADASDRVGISEIRHITGMYAMWDELRARHPGLLIDNCSSGGRRIDLETISRSIPLWRSDVQCWQDFGVTAMQGQTQGLGLWVPLSTGACDRPDTYVFRSALGPGIVMIMVEFERDITKHFPVDWLKARMDEITAVRKYFLGDFYPLLTFSLTDDVWSAWQFDRNDLGEGMVLALRRPQSPF; encoded by the coding sequence ATGGTTTCGTTGATCGTTATTTCGCACTTGCTGCTTGGCGTCCCGGTAGTGGATGCCGAGATTGCCGCGCGCGATGCGTGGGCAAATCAGGCTTTTGGCATCGGCCAAGAGAAGCGCGAGTTTACTCCGCCGTTCTCGTTCACGTTTGGCGGCAAGCCTTCGTCAGAAGTGCTGCCTGCTTGGAAGCCGGCCTTTGCCGAGGGGCCCGAATCTGACGCATCAAAGACGACAGTCATCATGTGGCGCGACCCCGCCTCGGGGTTGGAGATTCGCGCGGAAGTGACGTCGTTCAAGGACGCGCTCTCGCCCGCCGTGGAATGGGTGCTCTACTTCAAAAACACGGGGGCGGCGGATACGCCGATCCTTCAGGACATTCGCGCGCTCGACGGCGGGTTGCCGCTGGAGAGGGCAGGACAGGCGCGTATTCACTACGCCAACGGCAGCGAATGCAGGCTAGACGATTTCGCGCCCCACACCACGTCGCTGGGTCCGAATGCGGACGATCCTCAAGGCGGCTGGATCGGCGAGGGCAACCCGCTGCACTTGGAGTCCAAGCAGGGGCGCTCCTCATGCGGGACGCTTCCCTTCTTCAATGCCGACATGATGGATCACGGTGTCATGGCGGCAATTGGCTGGACAGGGGATTGGGCGGCGGACTTCTACCGCACCGATACCGAGCTTCGCATGCGCGCTGGCATGCGCCGTACGCATTTCAAGCTGCTTCCCGGTGAAGAAGTGCGGTCGCCTCGGATGATGTTGCTGTTCTGGCAGGGAGACCGCTTACGGGGCCACAATCTGCTGCGACAGTTTATCTTGAAACACCACACGCCGACCGTGAACGGCAAACCGGCGCAGGCGCCCATCTGCAATGCCACGTGGGGCGGCAACTTCGCCGACAAGCACATCGCTCACGGAAAGTGGTGGAAAGACCAGGGATTGCCCCTTGAGTTCCTGTGGGTCGATGCGGGGTGGTACGGCCAGGATACGCCGAAAGAAGGGGCTAACGTATTCAACAGCAATTGGGGCGCGTACACGGGAGACTGGCATGCCAATCCCGGCTACTTCCCCAATGGTCTTGCGCCGGTGGGCAAGGCACTCAACGATATGGGGATGGGCTTCCTGCTGTGGCTCGAAGTGGAGCGCGTGGTCGCGGGTACGCCGTGGACAAAGGAGTACCCCGGTTACATGATGGGTCCCATTGGCAGTAACTTCCTGTTTAATCTCGGGAATCCTGAGGCGCGTCAGATGCTGACCGACTTCCTGTCCCAATTGATCGACGAAGGACATGTCGGGTGTTACCGGCAAGACTTCAACATGGACCCGCGTCCGTATTGGGAAGCCGCGGACGCGTCTGACCGCGTCGGCATCAGCGAAATCCGTCACATCACGGGCATGTATGCGATGTGGGACGAGTTGCGCGCGCGGCATCCCGGCTTGCTCATCGACAATTGCTCAAGCGGTGGACGCCGCATTGACCTGGAAACGATCTCGCGAAGCATTCCGCTGTGGCGCAGCGACGTGCAGTGCTGGCAAGACTTTGGCGTCACGGCCATGCAAGGGCAAACCCAAGGCCTGGGGCTGTGGGTGCCGCTGAGCACGGGTGCGTGCGACCGTCCGGACACGTATGTGTTTCGCAGCGCGCTCGGGCCTGGGATCGTGATGATCATGGTGGAATTCGAGCGCGACATTACCAAGCACTTCCCAGTCGATTGGTTGAAGGCGCGAATGGACGAAATCACTGCCGTGCGGAAATATTTCTTGGGCGACTTCTATCCGCTGCTGACTTTTTCGTTAACCGACGATGTGTGGTCAGCGTGGCAGTTCGACCGGAACGATCTTGGCGAAGGCATGGTGTTGGCGCTGCGACGTCCGCAAAGCCCATTCA
- a CDS encoding alkyl hydroperoxide reductase, whose translation MRCPYTGIETGHPFRYPRSMMSGGGHYETFGQAPELDGASAWFNVDKPLRLSELRGKIVLLHFWTSCSVNCMHVLTDLGRLEESYSDALVIVSIHSPKYPNEKSSDRLGRIIEQYGIRHAVANDEDLVLWRTSAVRAWPTLCLIDPEGEVVAAFAGEGHFKELDRRIAALVKTCRELGNLDESPFSYVLEEPVAQSDSLLYPGKICIDPASERVFVSDTGHNRIVVCSLDGKMLECIGSGKTGLADGSFEQATFRKPQGLAVSNGRLYVADTGNHAVRECDLGKRYVFKFAGGGERGDYRTMSGGMDTLLSSPWDLEIVDGMLFIAMAGSHQVWRGAIESRNLRPFAGSGIEGLSDGAGPSAHLAQPSGISHGGDFLYIADSETGAIRRANLLSSGYMETLVGRGLFEFGDEVGRFTATRLQHPMGVQWYEDRLYVADSYNHRVKVLYPKEMSVSNVAGTGRPGCGRGIGGALNEPGGIAVHKGALYIADTNNHRIAVMNLESGELSTLPIRF comes from the coding sequence ATGCGGTGTCCGTACACGGGCATTGAAACCGGCCATCCGTTTCGATACCCTCGCTCTATGATGAGTGGTGGCGGTCACTATGAGACGTTTGGGCAGGCTCCGGAACTGGACGGGGCTTCTGCGTGGTTCAATGTAGATAAGCCGCTGCGGTTATCTGAGCTGCGCGGAAAGATCGTCCTTCTCCACTTCTGGACCTCGTGCTCGGTCAATTGCATGCACGTCCTGACCGATTTGGGCCGCTTGGAGGAAAGCTACTCGGACGCGCTCGTAATTGTCAGCATTCATTCTCCTAAGTATCCCAACGAAAAGTCTTCGGATCGCCTTGGCCGGATTATTGAGCAATATGGCATTCGCCACGCGGTGGCCAACGATGAAGATCTGGTTCTTTGGCGTACGTCGGCAGTGCGCGCTTGGCCGACCCTGTGCCTGATCGATCCTGAGGGTGAAGTGGTGGCCGCTTTTGCGGGTGAAGGCCATTTCAAAGAGCTGGATCGGCGGATTGCCGCGCTTGTGAAAACGTGCCGCGAACTGGGCAACCTGGATGAATCGCCATTCTCGTACGTGTTGGAAGAGCCGGTCGCTCAATCGGATTCCCTGCTTTATCCAGGAAAGATCTGCATTGATCCGGCATCGGAGCGCGTATTCGTCAGCGACACGGGCCATAATCGGATTGTCGTCTGCTCACTGGATGGGAAGATGCTTGAGTGCATCGGATCGGGTAAGACCGGATTGGCGGACGGCTCGTTTGAACAGGCTACCTTCCGCAAACCGCAAGGACTCGCCGTGTCCAATGGACGGCTCTATGTCGCGGACACGGGGAATCACGCCGTCCGAGAATGCGACCTGGGTAAGCGGTATGTGTTTAAGTTTGCCGGGGGCGGCGAACGGGGCGATTATCGGACCATGTCGGGCGGCATGGATACGCTTCTGAGTTCGCCGTGGGATCTGGAAATCGTCGACGGCATGCTGTTTATTGCGATGGCGGGATCGCATCAGGTTTGGCGCGGCGCAATCGAGTCGCGCAACCTGCGTCCGTTTGCGGGATCAGGCATAGAAGGCCTATCCGATGGGGCGGGGCCATCGGCGCATCTGGCTCAACCGAGCGGTATTTCGCACGGTGGCGATTTCCTGTACATAGCCGACAGCGAAACGGGCGCTATACGTCGGGCGAACCTTCTGTCTTCCGGTTATATGGAGACATTGGTAGGCCGCGGCCTATTTGAGTTTGGTGATGAAGTTGGCCGATTCACGGCTACGCGACTGCAGCACCCGATGGGCGTTCAATGGTATGAAGACCGCCTCTATGTGGCGGATTCGTATAACCACCGGGTCAAAGTCTTGTATCCCAAGGAAATGTCGGTGTCCAACGTTGCGGGTACGGGCCGGCCCGGTTGCGGAAGAGGTATCGGCGGGGCTCTGAATGAGCCGGGTGGAATCGCCGTTCACAAGGGCGCGTTGTACATAGCAGACACCAACAATCATCGCATTGCCGTTATGAATCTGGAGTCCGGTGAACTAAGCACATTGCCGATTCGGTTTTGA
- a CDS encoding RNA-binding protein, with the protein MNIYVGNLSYATTESDLRKTFEAYGRVDSARVIVDKFTNKSKGFGFVEMSNSSEAQAAINALNGKQQDGRALNVNEARPKTEGGGGGGGGRGGYRGR; encoded by the coding sequence ATGAACATCTATGTAGGCAACCTCTCGTACGCAACGACGGAATCCGATCTCCGGAAGACCTTTGAAGCCTATGGCCGGGTCGATTCCGCTCGCGTTATCGTCGACAAGTTCACGAACAAGTCCAAAGGCTTCGGATTCGTCGAAATGTCGAATTCCTCCGAAGCGCAGGCTGCCATCAATGCCCTTAACGGCAAGCAGCAGGATGGACGCGCGTTGAACGTCAACGAAGCCCGCCCGAAGACCGAAGGCGGCGGCGGTGGCGGCGGCGGACGCGGCGGATACCGCGGTCGCTAG